A stretch of Episyrphus balteatus chromosome 2, idEpiBalt1.1, whole genome shotgun sequence DNA encodes these proteins:
- the LOC129909483 gene encoding uncharacterized protein LOC129909483: MLNITHGPSYDNSISKFEYHSYSPFLQSFNPSDEIRIPIQQQDLCVLPCESYIYIEGCLTKSDGKPSSTGKLSNNAIAFLFEEIHYELNGVNIENNKNVGITTSMKNYISLNENESKSLENAAWTGNSTISPISVNARHELILIRTRSNENALYSDEELKLSILKLQWRVPHITLSDSNKLTLLKQIQSNPIQIHFRNWEMYEYPTLPTNTDHLWTVKTSSQLEKPRYVIIALQTDRKNQRNKDASKFDHCEVSNLKVHLNSECYPREDLNVKYKLDQYAILYEMYSKFQQSYYQKQSQPLLSRQNFKNIAPIIVVDCSRQNESIKTGPVDVKVELKTALPVPASTTMYCLILHDRIIEYNPLTGEVKKLT, translated from the exons ATGTTAAACATTACCCATGGACCTAGCTATGATAATAGCATATCTAAGTTTGAGTACCATAGTTACTCGCCATTTCTTCAGTCATTCAATCCAAGTGATGAAATACGAATCCCCATACAACAACAGGACTTGTGCGTTTTACCCTGTGAAAGCTACATTTATATAGAAGGATGTCTAACAAAATCAGATGGAAAACCTTCTTCTACGGGAAAATTATCTAATAATGCTATCGCCTTTCTTTTTGAAGAAATACATTATGAACTCAACGGAGTAAACATTGAGAACAATAAAAACGTTGGCATCACAacatcaatgaaaaattatatatcaTTGAATGAGAATGAAAGTAAAAGCTTAGAAAATGCTGCATGGACTGGAAACTCTACCATCTCACCTATATCGg TAAATGCAAGACATGAATTGATTCTAATTCGAACTAGGAGTAACGAGAATGCCTTATATTCTGATGAAGAATTaaaactttcaattttaaaattacaatggAGAGTTCCACATATTACCTTATCCGATTCAAATAAGCTAACATTATTAAAGCAAATACAATCAAATCCGATTCAAATTCATTTTAGAAATTGGGAAATGTATGAATATCCAACACTGCCAACCAACACGGATCATTTATGGACAGTTAAAACGTCAAGTCAACTTGAGAAGCCAAGATATGTTATAATTGCTTTACAAACCGATAGAAAAAATCAACGAAATAAGGATGCCAGTAAATTCGATCACTGTGAAGTGAGCAATTTAAAGGTGCATTTAAACTCAGAATGTTACCCTCGCGAAGATTTGAATGTTAAATATAAACTAGACCAGTATGCCATTCTCTATGAAATGTATAGTAAATTTCAACAGTCATATTATCAGAAACAATCACAGCCACTTTTATCGAGACAAAACTTTAAGAATATCGCGCCAATAATTGTGGTTGATTGTTCTCGTCAAAATGAATCAATTAAAACAGGGCCAGTGGATGTAAAAGTTGAACTTAAAACAGCACTTCCTGTTCCAGCTTCAACAACTATGTATTGCCTTATACTTCATGATCGTATAATTGAGTATAATCCCTTAACCGGTGAAGTTAAAAAACTCACTTAA
- the LOC129909484 gene encoding uncharacterized protein LOC129909484, with protein MSSILNRIRRNANVFQDIKKPRLSMSKLTLKKRYNIVKAIREPNPYGPQILLELEDIKVFLPKRCNVQFNDEDIADLPKLALEVVEPYGSTFKIDFHDKNRDNNIEEEDEEEELQQEQHQEQERRRIREELQKELQEKLAKEKVERIQIISDLESRVKRFDLKSRKIQFKIRPIPEKEEPTSWIREAVNDMFKHALTGLSPEDKVGITFSGKSFAAERGNGWINFKDCSNLKFSDVWEMISKIFQSNSEGISTDDFSLTITSVKLPSGQGKTQSGKYNTFTEECIKRRGIINIKNNDNLCLPRALVVGKVYADNENYLKVKVRRDIGKIQTQKALKLVDDAHITVPAEGCGIPELKIFQNHLKEYKVTVYEYGSKGQKVIFEGFPTQNGKEKKSINLLYNDNHFNVITSLTAAFCCGYYCEECHIPYNSKNQHKCQRSCPQCQNTPSCSRNEKEVLCKDCNRNFRGKSCFDTHKASNSTGKNSICEQMKKCILCLKTYGATRQHICGEYFCKMCSKHVEKEHMCYILPDNRIPAYKGILYIFYDFESRQEKVIGEKMLTIGSETSVTPVKMHVPNLCVFQQKCDQCFDVPNLHFCQKCNLSLNIIKEEEDIEGNVVAKFLKHILNVRQKFKKVIVIAHNGQSYDHQFLLNYILEQTNLTPQLIMRGSKIILMEIANVKFLDSLNYFPMALSKLPKAFQLSPVLKKGYFPHFFNTKENAKYIGKLPAMEYYSPDSMKTEDRDEFLKWYAEHQYDNFDMERDLVEYCISDVKILTETCLKFRQLFLNQSNVEPFLEATTIASACNLVYRRNFLQPNTIGLIPKNGYRCVDNQSTPAIKWLIWEQKKRKIDIKHAAKGREAVINGVKVDGFCEETKQIFEFHGCFYHGHPACLKHTRDEPLSEDKYDTLNHRYERTLAKTKRLRSFNYEVIEMWHCEFQTLQKYLNDEELDFLNNHPLIQNTPLNPRDAFYGGRTGNTFNYYKCKEGEKIKYIDVCSLYPWVCKNGKFPIGHPKIHTASDEICSTMKLEGVNGLVKCKILPPENLFHPVLPMKQNNKLMFSLCRACSSEKNQEQICTHSDDERALLGTWVIEEVVKAVEMGYKLLAVLEIWEYDVTQYNPNTGSDGLFTRMMNTYLKIKQQASGWPSTCMSEEDKNKYVADFLDKENIDLEFTEIENNPGKRSLAKLILNSFWGKFGQRENQQKTCILNKPSDLFLLLTHPSIEVLYILPINENNIVVNFELKEEAADSLPTVNVCIASYTTTQARLKLYTYLENLKERVLYYDTDSVIYVSCQGDIDPPTGEFIGDMTDELESYGEGSYITEFVSGGPKNYAYKVFSTKDNVEHVVCKVKGIFLNYESSQKINFDSIKEAVLQSSVEDDESIVIKSNNIRRTKEHQVVTVEEVKTYKPKAEKRRFLFDHSSVPYGFKR; from the exons ATGTCATCAATCCTCAACAGAATTCGCAGAAACGCCAATGTCTTCCAAGATATTAAGAAGCCTCGACTGTCAATGAGCAAATTGACGTTGAAAAAGAGGTACAACATAGTGAAAGCTATACGCGAACCAAATCCCTATGGGCCGCAAATACTTCTCGAGCTGGAGGATATAAAAGTATTCCTCCCGAAAAGATGTAACGTGCAATTCAACGACGAAGACATTGCAGATTTGCCAAAACTGGCATTAGAAGTGGTAGAACCCTACGGCTCCACATTCAAAATCGATTTTCACGATAAAAATCGAGACAACAACATAgaagaagaagacgaagaagaagaattaCAACAAGAACAACATCAAGAACAGGAGCGACGTAGAATTCGTGAGGAGTTGCAGAAAGAGTTGCAAGAAAAGCTGGCGAAAGAAAAAGTAGAG cGAATCCAAATAATCAGTGACTTGGAGTCGCGAGTGAAGCGGTTTGATTTAAAGAGTCGAAAAATCCAGTTCAAAATCAGACCCATTCCAGAAAAAGAGGAACCAACGTCATGGATTAGAGAAGCAGTGAACGACATGTTTAAACATGCGCTAACAGGTCTTAGCCCTGAAGATAAAGTGGGAATCACTTTTAGCGGTAAGAGTTTCGCAGCTGAACGAGGGAACGGGTGGATCAATTTCAAGGATTGCTCAAATTTGAAATTCAGCGATGTATGGGAGATGATTTCGAAGATCTTTCAGAGCAATTCGGAAGGAATAAGCACCGATGATTTTTCTCTCACCATAACGTCGGTTAAACTCCCTTCAGGACAAGGAAAAACACAAAGTGgaaaatacaatacattcacTGAGGAATGTATTAAACGCCGAGGaataataaacataaaaaataatgacaatTTGTGTTTGCCTCGAGCCTTAGTTGTCGGTAAAGTATATGCAGACAACGAAAACTACCTTAAGGTGAAAGTCAGACGAGACATCGGGAAAATTCAAACCCAAAAAGCCCTTAAACTTGTAGATGATGCACACATCACAGTACCGGCTGAAGGTTGTGGAATTCCGGAgttaaaaatattccaaaatcaTTTGAAGGAATATAAGGTGACTGTGTACGAGTATGGATCAAAGGGGCAGAAGGTGATATTTGAAGGATTTCCCACTCAAAatggcaaagaaaaaaaaagtattaatttactTTATAATGACAATCATTTTAATGTAATAACGTCGTTAACTGCAGCATTTTGTTGTGGCTATTATTGCGAAGAGTGTCATATTCCatataattcaaaaaatcaacataaatgccAAAGATCTTGCCCGCAATGCCAAAACACACCAAGTTGTTccagaaatgaaaaagaagttttATGTAAAGACTGTAATCGAAACTTTAGAGGAAAAAGCTGTTTCGACACTCACAAGGCGAGTAACTCAACaggtaaaaattcaatttgcgagcaaatgaaaaaatgtattttatgccTTAAAACATACGGAGCAACTCGTCAACATATCTGTGGTGAATACTTCTGCAAAATGTGCAGTAAGcatgtagaaaaagaacatatgTGCTATATTCTTCCTGATAACAGGATACCCGCATATAAAGGAATCCTGTACATCTTTTATGATTTTGAGAGTCGACAGGAAAAAGTAATAGGAGAAAAAATGTTAACCATTGGAAGCGAAACATCAGTAACTCCAGTAAAAATGCATGTACCGAATTTGTGCGTTTTTCAACAAAAGTGTGATCAATGTTTTGATGTTCCAAATTTGCACTTTTGTCAAAAGTGTAATTTATCGCTTAACATCAttaaggaagaagaagatataGAAGGAAATGTTGTGGCTAAATTCTTGAAACACATACTTAATGTTcggcaaaagtttaaaaaagtaattGTAATAGCACATAATGGGCAATCATACGATCATCAATTTCTGTTAAATTACATATTGGAACAAACAAATTTAACCCCACAATTAATAATGCGAGGcagtaaaattatattaatggaAATTGCAAATGTCAAATTCCTAGATTCGCTAAATTACTTTCCGATGGCTCTGTCAAAACTACCAAAAGCGTTTCAACTTTCACccgttttaaaaaaaggatattttccCCATTTCTTCAATACAAAAGAAAATGCTAAATATATTGGAAAACTCCCTGCAATGGAATATTACAGCCCTGATTCAATGAAAACTGAAGATCgagatgaatttttaaaatggtatgCAGAGCATCAATACGATAATTTTGATATGGAGCGTGATCTAGTGGAATATTGTATTAGCgatgttaaaattttgactGAGACTTGCCTAAAGTTTAGACAACTGTTCCTAAACCAAAGCAATGTTGAACCATTTTTGGAAGCAACAACAATAGCATCAGCTTGTAACCTTGTGTACAGGCGTAACTTTCTTCAACCAAATACTATTGGACTTATACCCAAAAACGGATATAGGTGTGTAGATAATCAATCCACACCTGCAATCAAATGGTTGATTTGGGagcaaaaaaagcgaaaaattgATATCAAGCATGCCGCTAAAGGAAGAGAAGCAGTTATAAATGGAGTTAAAGTTGATGGTTTTTGTGAAGAAACCAAACAGATTTTCGAATTTCATGGTTGTTTTTATCACGGTCATCCTGCTTGTTTAAAACATACACGTGACGAACCTCTTTCAGAAGACAAATACGACACCCTGAACCACAGATATGAGAGAACTTTAGCCAAAACAAAACGATTAAGATCATTTAATTACGAAGTAATTGAAATGTGGCACTGTGAATTTCAGActctacaaaaatatttaaatgatgAAGAACTAGATTTCTTAAATAATCACCCGTTAATACAAAACACACCTTTGAATCCTCGCGATGCTTTCTACGGTGGTCGGACAGGAAACACATTTAATTACTACAAATGTAAGGaaggagaaaaaataaaatacattgaCGTATGTTCTCTTTACCCATGGGTTTGTAAAAATGGTAAATTTCCTATTGGTCACCCAAAAATTCACACAGCCAGCGATGAAATTTGCTCTACTATGAAACTCGAAGGTGTAAATGGCCttgttaaatgcaaaatacTCCCCCCAGAAAATTTATTCCATCCGGTTTTACCcatgaaacaaaataataagcTGATGTTTTCCTTGTGTAGAGCTTGCAGTagtgaaaaaaatcaagaaCAAATCTGCACTCATTCTGATGACGAAAGAGCATTACTTGGAACTTGGGTGATCGAAGAAGTTGTAAAAGCTGTTGAAATGGGATATAAGTTACTTGCTGTTTTAGAAATTTGGGAATATGATGTGACTCAATATAATCCAAATACAGGTTCTGATGGTCTTTTTACACGTATGATGAATACTTATCTAAAAATCAAACAACAAGCATCAGGATGGCCGAGTACATGCATGTCTGAAgaagataaaaacaaatatgttgCTGATTTCCTAGATAAGGAAAATATAGACTTAGAATTTactgaaattgaaaacaatCCGGGAAAAAGATCACTAGCCAAACTAATTTTGAACTCTTTTTGGGGTAAATTCGGCCAACGGGAAAATCAACAAAAGACTTGCATTTTGAATAAACCTTCAGATCTGTTTCTATTACTTACTCATCCTTCTATTGAAGTTTTGTATATATTACCAATTAATGAAAACAATATTGTGGTTAATTTTGAGTTGAAAGAAGAAGCCGCTGACTCTCTTCCTACTGTTAATGTTTGTATTGCCTCTTATACAACAACACAAGCACGTCTAAAACTGTACACTTACTtagaaaatttgaaagaaagagTTCTCTACTATGATACTGACTCTGTTATCTATGTAAGTTGTCAAGGAGATATCGACCCACCTACTGGGGAATTTATTGGTGATATGACTGATGAGTTAGAAAGCTATGGTGAAGGAAGCTACATCACCGAATTTGTTAGTGGCGGTCCAAAAAATTATGCCTACAAAGTCTTTAGCACAAAAGATAATGTTGAACACGTTGTATGTAAAGTAAAAGGCATCTTTCTGAACTATGAATcatctcaaaaaattaattttgattcaaTCAAAGAAGCAGTATTACAATCTTCTGTAGAAGATGATGAAAGTATAGTTATTAAGTCTAATAACATAAGACGAACAAAAGAACATCAAGTGGTTACTGTGGAAGAGGTTAAAACATACAAGCCCAAGGCCGAAAAACGTCGCTTCCTCTTTGATCATAGTTCCGTTCCGTACGGTTTTAAAAGATAG